The genome window TTATCGCTGGACGCCCACTCTATAACTGCATGACCGATAACATTTGCGTTAGTTATATTGTAACCAAAATTGACAACACGAGTACCATGAGCCGCCAAATCGAAAGTTCCGGTCCCTTGCGCAACCAATGACCAGCTATTCTTATTTGATGACCCTTCGTATACGTTGCAATATTTGCTAACATCATTTCCGTTACGGTCATATACCGTAACCTTAACTTGCACAGCATTTCCAGACACGTTAGTAAGCAAAAACTTAGTAATAGTTCTGTTGGTATTGCTCACATAGTTAGCCGACACGCCAGGGACTACAAGACTTCCCTGCGGTGTAAACGTTTCCTGAGCAGCCGCTATTGAACTCAGCAGCAGGACCATTACCAGTGTAAGCATCAATTTCTTCATCTTCTTTTCTCCTTTTCAGCATGAATACGAGAGAAAGCCGAAGCCCCCCTATAGTTCGAGTGTGACTAGAACGGCTGGCCGCCATTGACATTTGCCATGAATCCATAAGACTTATCGCCGTAGGATATTGTTTTCTGCAAAGTAGCCATCAACGCCTTCTTCAGCCTGCTGTCTGCGGATGTCCACTCAATCACGGCATGTCCGTAAATCATGCCATTGAGGGAACTCGGAGCAGCCACAATCCGGGTCGCGCCCGCAGGCAAGGTAAAAGTGCCTGTTCCGGTAGAAACCGATGTCGCCCCATTACCAGAGGCTGATCCCGTGCTAACTTTGCAGATGGAACTTCTATCGTTACCGTCATGATCAAAGAGCGTCACCTTTACAGTCACTTCACTACCACTGATATTAGTCACAAACAGATTGAACACATCGGTCCAGGTTCCTTTGCGGCACTGTATTCCGGTGACAACAGCACTTCCATGCGACACAAAAACTTCCTCAGCGACCGCGCTGCCGCACAGCAGCAGGACCAAAACAAAAGCAAACATCAATTTCTTCATTTTCATTTCTCCTTTGAAGTGTAGGGGGGACGAGGGGCCCGACCCTCATCCCGGATTCGAAGACGGCAATGCTCCGGCAGCTGCCGACAAAACACCCCGCAAAGGGAATGCTTCAGACAGCAGACACCATTGAGCACAACATCCAAATGCCAAAACGCGAAAAGGAGAAGAGAGAACGAGCACTCCACCATGTGTGCTCGGCAACCCGGCTATCTGCGTGAGACCCGTGGCTTTCCGTCTCCGCCTCGCGACGGATTTGGCAATTGGATATACTTGCTGGTCAAAAGCATGATTCTCTAACTATCCCCGAACCAATATCAGCCAGAGAATCAAAAACTTTGATACAATATCTATCCACCCGCATTATCACATGCAACTATTTTTTGCACAACGAACATGGGGTAAAATTATTACATAATGATTATTAACAAAGCAGAAAACGGCAAAAGGCAAAACTGCATGAAAACGCCAGCCGAGGACGACCCCGGCGGGATCAAGGCTTCGGCAGACGCACCGGCTGATCCGGTTTCATGCGCGCCGCCCCGGACAAGGAAGGAAACAAAAAAAGCCCCACACTTGCGTGTGGGGCTTTCGACTTTTAGTGGCGGAGCCGAAGGGACTCGAACCCTCGGCCTCCGGCGTGACAGGCCGGCGTTATAACCAGCTTAACTACGGCTCCGCGTTTATGGTGGGCGGTACAGGGCTCGAACCTGTGACCCTCGGCTTGTAAGGCCGATGCTCTCCCAGCTGAGCTAACCGCCCGAAGTGAAGGCAGCTTATAACGGCATCCACCCCACCTGTCAACGGCACTTTTCAGGAAAACCGCACTTTATCATTCCCCGGGCCCGCGCCGTAGCGCTCCGGATTCGCATCAACATCGCCATCACCTTATTATAGATAATATCTATAAACAATAACGCGAGCCATGTCTTCTTTCGATTATGCACAGCTATTCATTTCAAGTATTTAAATCAACTATTCCTATACCAATCATAGTTGCTTCGAGAGGAGGGTCCCATGTTTTCCGTCAAGAAGAATTTCACGTCCACCACCTGGGCGCTCATTCCGCTGGCCATCTGCATCAACATCGTGGTCGGCCAGATCGTTTCGCTGCTCAAGCTGCCCGTGTACCTGGACACCATCGGCTCCATCCTGGTGGGCGCCCTGTGCGGCCCCTGGGCGGGCGCGCTGACCGGCGCGCTCTCCAACGTGGTCTGGGGCATGTTCGCCCCCGGCGCCCTGCCGTTCGTTCCGGTGGCCGCCTGGATCGGCTTCGTGGCCGGGGTCTGCGCGCACTACGGCCTGTTCCGGACCTGGTGGAAGGTCTGCATCGCCGGGGCCATCATCGCCGTGACCACCCCGTTCGTGGCCACCCCCATCGTGGTCTACGTATACGGCGGGGTCGAGGGCAGCGGCGCTTCCCTGATCACCGGCGTGCTCATCAAGTCCGGCATGAAGGTCACCTCGGCCGCCTTCTACAAGAACCTCATGGTGGAGCCCCTGGACAAGATCCCCAGCGCGCTGGTGGCCTATGTCCTGGCCCGGAGCATCCCCAGGCGCATCGCCTCCCGCATGCCCGGCACGGCAAAAATCGCCTAATCGCATTCCCGGGCGGGTCATGACGGCCCGCCCTTTTCCCGACCCATGACGCATTCGGCATTTCACGGCGGGCGGGAAGGCTTCCTGCACCGCCTCAATCCCCTGACCAAGCTCACGGCCGCCGGCACTCTGGCCGCCGCGGCCTTTCTGCTGCCCGAGGCCTGGTGGAACTTCCCGCTCTGGTTCCTGGCGCTCCTGCCCCTGGCCGTCGCCGGGCGGCTGGCGCGCCCCTTCCTGAAAACCGTGGCCGCCATGTACCTGCCCTTTGCGGGCTTCCTGTTCCTCATCCACGGCCTGTTCCATCCGGCATCGGAGGACGAGCTCTTCCGGCTGTGGATCTTCTCGGTGCAGTCCGGGCCGCTCCTGTACGCCGCCGGGGTGGCCGGGCGCGTGCTGGTCATGCTCTCGGCCTTCACGCTCCTGTTCCTGTCCACCCATCCGGGCCGGCTCATGCAGGACCTGCAGCGCCGGGGCCTGCACTGGGCGCTTGCCTATGTGGTCACAGCCACCCTCCAGTTCCTGCCGCTCGTGCGCGAACGGGCCCGGACCATTCTCCAGGCCCAGCAGGCGCGCGGCCTGGACACGGGCGGCTCGCTCGGAAACCGTATCCGGGCGCTGCTGCCGCTTCTCGGCCCGCTTTTCCACGGTGTGCTCATGGAGGTGGAGGACCGGGCCCTGGCCCTGGAGACCCGGGGAGTCATGCGCTCCGGCCCGCGCCAGTTTCTGACCCGCATCGAGGATCCGGCCCCGGAAAAGGCCGCGCGCTGGTTCTGCCTGGCGTGCCTGCTGCTGCTCATTCTCTGGCGCGGGGGGCGGGCATGGCTCTGATGGAACTGCGAAATATCTCCTGCCGCTACCCCGGCGAAGAAACCCCGGCCCTGGAAGACATCTCCCTGCGGCTGGAGTCCGGCGAAATCCTGCTGGTGCTGGGGGCCTCGGCCTCGGGCAAATCCTCGTTCTGCCGCCTGGTCTGCGGGCTCATGCACCATTTCTACCGCGCCCATGTGGACGGCGAGCTAAGCCTGTGCGGGCTGGACCCGTCCCGAGCAAGCCTGGACGGCTGCGTGCGGCGCGCGGGAATGGTCTTTCAACGCCCGGAAAACCAGCTCACGGGCACCCGGTTCACCGTGGCCGAGGAAGTGGCCGTGGGCCCGGAAAACCTCGGGCTGGACCGCCCCGCCATCCAAAGGCGCGTGGACCAGGCCCTGGACATGGTGGGCATCCCCCACCTGGCGGGACGCAACCCCATGTCCCTGTCCGGCGGCGAGCGCCAGCGCACGGCCCTGGCCACGGTGCTGGCCATGGAGCCGCAACTGGTGGTCCTCGACGAACCCGCCTCGCAGCTGGACCCGCAGGGCGAGCATCAGGTCCTCACTATCGTGCGAAAACTCGCGGACAGGGGATGCGGCATTGTCATGACCGCGTCCGACGCAGGACACGCCGCGAACCTGGCCGACAGAATCCTGGTGCTCCGGGAAGGAAGGCCCGCCCTGTTCGGCGCGCCCGCCCAGGTGCTGGCCTCAAAACAGCTGGCGGAAACCGGCGTCCCGGCCCCGGTCTGGATGGACCTCGCCCGCCGGGCCATGCGGGAAGGCCTCTGGCCCCGCGAAAAGGCCTTTCCCCTGAGCATGGACGAGGCGGCCCAAGGCTTCCGGGAGGTGCTGCGCCATGCGGATTGAAGTGAGCGACCTGCGCTACGGCTACTCGCGGGACCGCCAGATCCTGAACGGGGTGAGTTTCTCGGCCGGTCCGGGCGAACGCATCGCCCTGGTGGGCCGCAACGGCGCGGGCAAGACCACCCTGGCCAAGCTCTGCTGCGGCCTGCTGCAACCGGACGGCGGCGCTGTCTCACTGGACGGCGAAGCCGTGCACGCCCTGCCCGTGGCCCAACGGGCGCAGCGCATCGGCTACGCCTTCCAGGACCCGGACACCCAGCTCTTCGCCCGCAGCGTGGCGGAGGAAACGGCCTACGGCCCCCGCAATATCGGCCTGGAGCCCCCGGCCGTGGAACGGGCCGTGGAGCAAGCCCTGGAACTGACCGGCATGAAGCCGCACCGGGACGCCCATCCTCACGAGCTGCCCCTGGCCCTGCGCCGCATGACGGCCCTGGCCGCCACCCTGTCCCTGGGCTGCGGCTGCCTTGTCTTCGACGAGCCCACCGCCGGGCTGGACGGGCCGCGCCTGGAAATCCTGGGGAACATCCTGAACCACCTGCGCGAGCAGGAAACAACCAGCATCACCATCTGCCACGACATGGATTTCTGCGCCCGGTTCATGGACCGCGTGCTGGTGCTGCACCAGGGCCGACTGGAAGAGGACCTCCCGGCCAGGGATTTCTTTGCCGACCAGGGACGGCTGGAACGCATGGGCCTGGCCCTGCCCGCCATCACCAAGCTGGCCCGTGACGCGGGGCTGCCCGGAACCGTGCTCCATGCCGAGGAATTTCTGAGCGCCCTTCGCCGCAACGCCAACAGACAAGGATACAAATCATGAACCGGAGCCGAACCATCTGCGTGGCGGCCAGCTGCCTGCTCAACGCCAATGCCAAGATAACGCCCTATGCCGCCTGCCCGGGTGTGAACACCGAGGTGATCATGCCCTGGATCGAACAGGGCGCGGGACTGCTCCAGCTGCCCTGCCCGGAAACCACCTACCTGGGCATGCTGCGCTGGGGCATGACCCGCGAGCAGTACGACACCCAGGGCTACCGCGACCATTGCCGGGCGATCCTGCGCGCCCCGCTGATGGAACTGCGGGCCTATGCCGAGGCCGGGTATGCGATTGCTGCGGTGCTGGGGGTCAACGGCAGCCCCAGCTGCGGGGTGGAGACCACCTGCGAGGGCTACTGCGGAGGCGAGGTGAGCGAGGACGCGGCCCGGGAGCAACGGAAGAACCTGCGCATGGTTCCGGGACGGGGGGTGTTCATGGAAGTGCTGGCCGACATGCTCCGGGAGCATGGCCTGGACGTGCCGCTCACCGGCATGGACGACGCATGATATTTGGACGCGAAAAGGCCCGCCGAAGCGGGCCTTTGTTTTGCGGTCGTCGCCCCTACTGGCACGGCTGGTTGCAGCCGCAGTAGGAGGTGCCCCCCTTGCTGGTCCACTGGCCGTTCCATCCGTTGTAGGGCATGCACGCCCCGGGGCACTTCTGCTCGGCCTGCTGCTGGTTGAAGATGGGGCCCGCGTCATGGTCGCAATAGCAGGCGGCGTCATCCAGGTATTCGCTGGTCAGCAGCTGCTTCATGGAGGCCACCCAGGCGCGGGCGTTGTTCCCGAGGCTGAACATGACCGGCGTGACGGATTGCACCATACCCCAGATCTTTGCGTACATGGCGTCCTGGGACAAGGCCTGGAACGCGCTGGCCCTGGTGGGCATGAGATACTGCGGCCCCGCCGTGCCCGTGGGACCGAAGCAATTGACCACCACCTCCGTGGAAGCCATGAGATTGGCCAGCTTCAGGGCCAGATCCCTCGTGCCCCGCTGCTCGGTTGCGGGATGCACCCCGATGACGTCCGAATAGAACAGGGGCGAGGCAATGCCCGCCGGGTTGTTGGCCCAGGGCATGACCTTGCAGGAGATGTTGGCGTACTGGTCCGCGGGAATTCGGGAAAGGGACTCCGTGAACCCGATGTAGGCCCTGCCGTGTCCCTGGCCGAACCAGGTGCCGCGCTGGTAGGAATCCGAGGACGAATACAGCCCGTTCTTGAAGCTGGACATGGCCACGACCTGGCGGATGTGGTTGACGACCACCGGATTGACGTCCGCCTTGGAATGGGGCAGCGGCACGGGGTACTGCGCCATTTCGCACTCCAGGCTCTGCACGTAGAACCCCGCGTTGCTCGACCCGCTCGAGAAATTGGTCATCAGCCCCACGTTGGCTGGCGGCGTCTGATCATAAAACCGGCAGGTGCCGATGGCCCCGACAACCTCCTCCAGGCTCTTGGCCTGGACCAGCTTCTCGTCATCCGAATGATAGAACAGCACGGTGGTGCAGCCCAGCTGGGGAATGCCGAGGACATTGTCTCCGCTCTCCACCCCCTTGGCCGCCCAGGGAAGCAGGTCTCCAAAATTCCGCACCTGCGCCTTGGGAATCCCGGAAAGCCATCCCGACGCATTGAACTCGTTCAGGAACATGGCGTCGAACACGTAGAGATCATACTCGGGCAAAGGATTCTGCTTGTACCCGCCGTCCCACGAATCCTGCCATTCGATGCCCACCGAGGGCTCGACCTGGGCCCAGGCTGTGGAGATCACCTGCTTGAACTGCTCGATCCTCGGCACATAGGGATACAGCGCCACCTTGAGGGTCTGGGCAAAGACGCTCCCCGAAAGAAGCAATGCGAGCAGCACGCCGAAAACAAACGCGAGATAATGTCTCCTTTTCATGATATCCTCCTGTCATGAAATTTGGCCACCCGCTCCCCGCACACCACGCGATTCAATCATTCCACCGATACCACATATTGCGTACAAGTAAACCTAATTTCGAAGCCCTGCTTGACAAAGGAGCAATATACCCCCATAGGGTATATTGACGATTCCAAAACAAGGGGTTCAACCATGTCGAATCAAAGCAAATCCTCCGGGGTGAGCCGCCGGGGCTTTCTCAAGGCCCTGGGCGTGGGCGGCGCGGGACTGCTCGTGCCCGCCGGCGCCGCCGCGCAGGAGAGGGTGCCCGCCTCCGGTCCGGGCGAGCTGGCCACCCTGCTGGACCTTTCCAAATGTATCGGCTGCGGCGAGTGCGTCCTGGCCTGCCGCGAAGCCAATGCCTCCAAGTTCCCGGAGCCGGCGAAGCCGCTTCCCGCGCCTCTGCCCTCGGGCCGGGCCAAAAACGAGGACTGGTCGGACAAGCGCGACCTGGACGACCGGCTCACACCCTACAACTGGCTTTTCATCCAGACCGCGGAGGTGGAGCATGGCGGACAACAGTGGGAAATCAACATCCCGCGCCGCTGCATGCACTGCGAAAATCCGCCCTGCGCCAACCTGTGCCCGTTCGGCGCGGCCAACAAACAGCGGAACGGCATCACCCGCATCAGCGACAAGCTGTGCATGGGCGGGGCCAAGTGCCGGGCCGTGTGCCCCTGGCACATTCCCCAGCGCCAGTCCGGCGTGGGCCTATACCTGCACCTCATGCCGCGCCTGGCGGGCAACGGGGTCATGTACAAGTGCGACCGCTGCTACCAGCGCGTGGACCAGGGCGAACTGCCCGCATGCATCGAGGTCTGCCCCGAAGGCGTGCAGACCATCGGCCCGCGCAAGGAAATCATCGAACAGGCCAAGAAGCTGGCCGCGGAAATGCAGGGGTATATCTACGGGCTGGAGGAAAACGGCGGGACCAACACCATCTATGTCTCCCCTGTTCCCTTCGACAAGCTGAACCAGGCCGTTGCAAAGGGGCCGGGCAGGCCGCATCTCGGCCCGGTCAAGGACACCATGGCCGACGAGACCAACCTGGCCACGGCCACGCTGCTGGCCCCAGTGGCAGGCATTGTCGCGGGCATGATCGGCGCGGGCGCGGCCCTGTTCGGAGAAAGGCCCGTGGACAAGGAGGACCGCCATGAAAAATAGCACTGTCTCCCCCTGGCTGCGGCGGGCCTTCATCGCCACCATGGCCGCCCTGGCCGCCACGGGCATGATGCAGATGCCCCTCGCCCGGCGCTACTACATCACGGACATCCCGGGCATGGCCTGGGCCGGGAACTTCTTCCTGGTGCACAAGCTGCACTATGCGCTGGCCGCCGTGCTGCTCTTCCTGCTGGCCCTGGTGCTGACCAACTGGTTCCGCTCCTGGCGGGACCGGATCCGGCTCACCCCCTGGGGCATGGCCCGGGCCGCGATCCTGACGGGCATCGTCCTTTCCGGGCTGCTGCGGGTCTACCGCAACCTGCCGGGCGTGACCCTGCACCCGGACGCCATCCTGGCCATTGAATGGACCCACCTGGGACTGGTCATGGTCATGGGCGCGGCCGCACTCCTGGCGCTCCTGAAAAAACAGTCGCCCTACGCGCGAAAACGCTGACATGAAGGGCGCAAGCGCGCCTTCCTCTCCTCCCGAAAAAGGGGCTCCCCGTTTGGGGAGCCCCTTTCCTGTGGCCTCGGGCAATGGATTCACGGTGCGCCGGGTCAGGCGTCGGCCGCTTCCTCCACACCGTTTTCCGGGCCGAAGATCCTGTCCGTGGCCTTGACGTACCAGGCGGCGGACTGGACCTGGACGATGTAGGCCAGGGCAATGACCAGGGCGGCGTCCGCCCCCTTGGGGCCAAAGGCGTTCATGGCGATGGCCAGGGCAATGGACAGGTTGCGCATGACCGAGCCGTAGACCAGGGCAATGGCGTCGCCGCGCGGCAGCAGGGCCTTGCCCATGAACGTGCTCAGGGCGAAGTTGAAGACATAGAGCAGGATGAGCGGGGCCATGATGCCCAGCAACAGCTCGGGCTGGGCCGCGATGGTCCGGGCCTTGAGGGCCAGGGCCACGAACACGATGCCCAGCACGCCCAGGGTGGACAGGGCCGGGAACCGGGGGCCCACCTCCTGCTGGAAGCGTTTCTGGCCGTATTTCTTCATGAGCGCCTGCTGGGTCATGAAACCCAGCACCATGGGCAGGAAGACGATGAAGAAGATCTGCTTGCCCACGGCCGCCATGTCGATCTCGATGGAAGCGCCCATGAGCGCCTCCACGTAGAGAGGAGTGAGAAGCGAACCCGCCACAAGGCCGATGACCGTCATCTTCACGGCCGCGGACATGTTCCCCCGGGCAAAGCCGGTCCAGGAGATGGTCATGCCGCTGGTGGGCACCAGCCCCGCGAGCAGAAGCCCGAGGGCCATGTAGGGGTTCGAGGAGAAAAAGAACATCCCCATGGCAAAGGCCGCGAAGGGGACGACACCGAAGTTGATGAACTGGGTCAGCACCTGGGCCTTGGCGTCGCCGCCCTCAAAGACCTTGCGCACCTTGAGGGTCACCATCATAGGGTAGACCATGAGGAAGGTGAACGGGATGATCAGGCTCTTGATCCAGGTCATGTCCGCGGCCAGGCCGGCCACGAAACCGGCCAGCATCATGGCCGGGATGGCGATTGTTAGGTTCTTGGATATCTTCTGCAGCAATTTCCACATGTATGGTGGTCCTCCGTTAATCCTGGCCAGACGCGGCCAATTCGTTTTCCCTGCATTCCGGGTCGGAGCAGCACGGGGCCTCGCCGTCCCGGTAGACCATGACCCCGGTGGCCACGGGCTCCACGATGAAACGGCGGTTGCAGGACTTACAGACCGCGTATGCCGGGCTGTAATCGTCGGCATGCTCCACGGGCTGCTTGTGGGAACAATACGGGCAGTGTACATTCAGGGTTGCCATAGCGGGCCTCCTTGATTCTGTTTCACCAACCCTACCCGCCGCCGGGAAGCGGTGCATTGACCGAGATCAACACGGAAAACAAAACGGAAGGACAATGACGAAGCATCTGGAAGAAGCCATCGGCAGCCTGGCCTTTTTCGAAAGCCTGGAGCAGGAGCAGATCGCCCGGCTGGCGCAGCGCGCCAGCGTGAACCGGTTCCCCAGGGGCGCGGTCTTCTACAGCGAGGACAAGGCATCCAAGGGGCTGCACATCCTGCTTTCGGGCAAGGTCAAGCTGTTCAAGATGTCCGAGGACGGCAAGGAGCAGACCATCTTCATCTTCGGGGCGGGAGAACCCTTCTGCCTCTGCTCGGCCTTTTCCGACGGCAAGCTGCCCGCCAACATGGCGGCACTGGAGGACAGCGAGGTCCTGGTCATCAGCCCGGACCACTTCGAAAGCATCATCAAGGAAGACCCCACCATCCTGCTCACCATCCTCAAGGTCATGTCCCGCCGCCTCAAGGACACCATGGTCATGATCGATTCCCTGGCGCTCAAGAACATCCCGGCCCGGCTGGCCGCCTATCTCCTGAGCCGGGAGCACGGGGGGACCGTGGAACTGGGCATCACCTACCGCGAGCTGTCCAAGATCCTGGGCGTCACGCCCGAGGCGCTTTCCCGCGCGCTCAAGAAAATGACCGACCAGGGCATGGTGGAGACCCGGGGGGCCACCATCCGGCTGGCAGACATGGCCGGGCTGCACGCCCTGAGTGAAGGGATCTGATTTCCGGCCGGCATGAACCCGGCGCGGCCTACCGCTTCTGGCCGAATTCCTCCAGAATGGCGTCGTAGGTGCCGTCCGCGCGCATCTCCTCCAGGGCCTTGTTGAAGCCCGCGACGACCTCCCGCGCGCCGGGCATCCTGCGCGAAATGGGGTTGAACAGGCCATAGACCTTGAACGGGGGCCGGAGGATCTCGAAATCCTGCTCCCTGGTGCGCACGTACTCGCTCTCCCGCACCAGGCTGTAGAATTCCTGCCTGCCCATGAGCACCAAGTCTATCCTGCCCACATATAGTTTCCTGAGATTGATGACGTGATCCACAGCGGGCACGGCATTGATTTCCAAGGCCTCCAGGTCCTGGCCC of Salidesulfovibrio onnuriiensis contains these proteins:
- a CDS encoding ECF transporter S component, with translation MFSVKKNFTSTTWALIPLAICINIVVGQIVSLLKLPVYLDTIGSILVGALCGPWAGALTGALSNVVWGMFAPGALPFVPVAAWIGFVAGVCAHYGLFRTWWKVCIAGAIIAVTTPFVATPIVVYVYGGVEGSGASLITGVLIKSGMKVTSAAFYKNLMVEPLDKIPSALVAYVLARSIPRRIASRMPGTAKIA
- a CDS encoding energy-coupling factor transporter transmembrane component T family protein yields the protein MTHSAFHGGREGFLHRLNPLTKLTAAGTLAAAAFLLPEAWWNFPLWFLALLPLAVAGRLARPFLKTVAAMYLPFAGFLFLIHGLFHPASEDELFRLWIFSVQSGPLLYAAGVAGRVLVMLSAFTLLFLSTHPGRLMQDLQRRGLHWALAYVVTATLQFLPLVRERARTILQAQQARGLDTGGSLGNRIRALLPLLGPLFHGVLMEVEDRALALETRGVMRSGPRQFLTRIEDPAPEKAARWFCLACLLLLILWRGGRAWL
- a CDS encoding energy-coupling factor ABC transporter ATP-binding protein encodes the protein MALMELRNISCRYPGEETPALEDISLRLESGEILLVLGASASGKSSFCRLVCGLMHHFYRAHVDGELSLCGLDPSRASLDGCVRRAGMVFQRPENQLTGTRFTVAEEVAVGPENLGLDRPAIQRRVDQALDMVGIPHLAGRNPMSLSGGERQRTALATVLAMEPQLVVLDEPASQLDPQGEHQVLTIVRKLADRGCGIVMTASDAGHAANLADRILVLREGRPALFGAPAQVLASKQLAETGVPAPVWMDLARRAMREGLWPREKAFPLSMDEAAQGFREVLRHAD
- a CDS encoding energy-coupling factor ABC transporter ATP-binding protein, whose translation is MRIEVSDLRYGYSRDRQILNGVSFSAGPGERIALVGRNGAGKTTLAKLCCGLLQPDGGAVSLDGEAVHALPVAQRAQRIGYAFQDPDTQLFARSVAEETAYGPRNIGLEPPAVERAVEQALELTGMKPHRDAHPHELPLALRRMTALAATLSLGCGCLVFDEPTAGLDGPRLEILGNILNHLREQETTSITICHDMDFCARFMDRVLVLHQGRLEEDLPARDFFADQGRLERMGLALPAITKLARDAGLPGTVLHAEEFLSALRRNANRQGYKS
- a CDS encoding CD3072 family TudS-related putative desulfidase codes for the protein MNRSRTICVAASCLLNANAKITPYAACPGVNTEVIMPWIEQGAGLLQLPCPETTYLGMLRWGMTREQYDTQGYRDHCRAILRAPLMELRAYAEAGYAIAAVLGVNGSPSCGVETTCEGYCGGEVSEDAAREQRKNLRMVPGRGVFMEVLADMLREHGLDVPLTGMDDA
- the bcmE gene encoding thiamine pyridinylase, which translates into the protein MKRRHYLAFVFGVLLALLLSGSVFAQTLKVALYPYVPRIEQFKQVISTAWAQVEPSVGIEWQDSWDGGYKQNPLPEYDLYVFDAMFLNEFNASGWLSGIPKAQVRNFGDLLPWAAKGVESGDNVLGIPQLGCTTVLFYHSDDEKLVQAKSLEEVVGAIGTCRFYDQTPPANVGLMTNFSSGSSNAGFYVQSLECEMAQYPVPLPHSKADVNPVVVNHIRQVVAMSSFKNGLYSSSDSYQRGTWFGQGHGRAYIGFTESLSRIPADQYANISCKVMPWANNPAGIASPLFYSDVIGVHPATEQRGTRDLALKLANLMASTEVVVNCFGPTGTAGPQYLMPTRASAFQALSQDAMYAKIWGMVQSVTPVMFSLGNNARAWVASMKQLLTSEYLDDAACYCDHDAGPIFNQQQAEQKCPGACMPYNGWNGQWTSKGGTSYCGCNQPCQ
- a CDS encoding 4Fe-4S dicluster domain-containing protein, coding for MSNQSKSSGVSRRGFLKALGVGGAGLLVPAGAAAQERVPASGPGELATLLDLSKCIGCGECVLACREANASKFPEPAKPLPAPLPSGRAKNEDWSDKRDLDDRLTPYNWLFIQTAEVEHGGQQWEINIPRRCMHCENPPCANLCPFGAANKQRNGITRISDKLCMGGAKCRAVCPWHIPQRQSGVGLYLHLMPRLAGNGVMYKCDRCYQRVDQGELPACIEVCPEGVQTIGPRKEIIEQAKKLAAEMQGYIYGLEENGGTNTIYVSPVPFDKLNQAVAKGPGRPHLGPVKDTMADETNLATATLLAPVAGIVAGMIGAGAALFGERPVDKEDRHEK
- a CDS encoding 4Fe-4S ferredoxin, translated to MKNSTVSPWLRRAFIATMAALAATGMMQMPLARRYYITDIPGMAWAGNFFLVHKLHYALAAVLLFLLALVLTNWFRSWRDRIRLTPWGMARAAILTGIVLSGLLRVYRNLPGVTLHPDAILAIEWTHLGLVMVMGAAALLALLKKQSPYARKR
- a CDS encoding arsenic resistance protein is translated as MWKLLQKISKNLTIAIPAMMLAGFVAGLAADMTWIKSLIIPFTFLMVYPMMVTLKVRKVFEGGDAKAQVLTQFINFGVVPFAAFAMGMFFFSSNPYMALGLLLAGLVPTSGMTISWTGFARGNMSAAVKMTVIGLVAGSLLTPLYVEALMGASIEIDMAAVGKQIFFIVFLPMVLGFMTQQALMKKYGQKRFQQEVGPRFPALSTLGVLGIVFVALALKARTIAAQPELLLGIMAPLILLYVFNFALSTFMGKALLPRGDAIALVYGSVMRNLSIALAIAMNAFGPKGADAALVIALAYIVQVQSAAWYVKATDRIFGPENGVEEAADA
- a CDS encoding Crp/Fnr family transcriptional regulator; translation: MTKHLEEAIGSLAFFESLEQEQIARLAQRASVNRFPRGAVFYSEDKASKGLHILLSGKVKLFKMSEDGKEQTIFIFGAGEPFCLCSAFSDGKLPANMAALEDSEVLVISPDHFESIIKEDPTILLTILKVMSRRLKDTMVMIDSLALKNIPARLAAYLLSREHGGTVELGITYRELSKILGVTPEALSRALKKMTDQGMVETRGATIRLADMAGLHALSEGI